The Nitrospira sp. genome contains a region encoding:
- a CDS encoding DUF3391 domain-containing protein, with protein sequence MAYRPIDIDALQIGMHVAKIDVAWFRSPFMRHSFLIRTDEQIEKLRRAGVKHLSIDPARGLDIPGTSTSAQDEPHGITQTPAAPSPHATEVRSLAAMTQELLAARTARAQLEASVQNTFSRIAQTGVVDPEEATHTVHAISAVAQALNTHALFMAFNQGRAGNAPLSQHALATCSFSMILAHAADYNLLAIQELATGALLHDIGLMQVPPNVLQRIHDTSTTLSEQNRQTYEAHARGGAILLERRNGFSPAVEQIVAEHHAYLNGSGFPAETGGAFTSDMTRIVMVTDRYDELLTGFGGASPLTPHQSLQRLYQEGQEGRYENRLISLFVKVMGIYPVYSYVSLTTGERAIVSVINSGKLHQPIVTITHDPSGEPYIVPLVIDLANQDTEAPPRGIRSVLGTIPAEFERAFH encoded by the coding sequence ATGGCATACCGACCGATCGACATCGATGCGCTCCAGATCGGCATGCACGTCGCCAAAATCGACGTAGCCTGGTTCCGTTCGCCCTTCATGCGGCACTCGTTCCTGATCCGGACCGACGAGCAGATCGAGAAATTACGGCGTGCCGGAGTCAAACACCTGTCCATCGACCCCGCCCGGGGCCTGGATATCCCAGGCACCTCGACGTCGGCACAGGACGAACCACACGGCATCACTCAGACGCCGGCCGCCCCGTCGCCTCACGCGACGGAGGTCCGCTCCCTTGCCGCGATGACGCAAGAGCTATTGGCAGCCAGAACCGCACGGGCTCAACTCGAAGCGTCGGTGCAGAACACCTTCTCACGCATCGCGCAAACAGGCGTCGTCGATCCGGAAGAAGCCACACACACCGTGCATGCGATCAGTGCCGTCGCCCAAGCGCTCAACACCCATGCCCTGTTCATGGCGTTCAACCAAGGGCGCGCGGGCAATGCCCCGCTCAGCCAGCACGCCCTGGCCACCTGCAGCTTTTCAATGATTCTGGCTCACGCGGCAGACTACAACCTCCTGGCCATCCAGGAGTTAGCCACCGGCGCACTGCTTCACGACATCGGCCTCATGCAGGTCCCGCCGAACGTTCTCCAACGGATTCACGACACCTCGACCACCCTCTCCGAACAGAACCGGCAGACCTATGAAGCCCACGCGCGCGGGGGCGCCATTCTGCTCGAACGCCGGAACGGCTTCTCACCGGCGGTGGAACAGATTGTGGCCGAGCACCATGCCTATTTGAATGGAAGCGGATTCCCCGCAGAAACCGGCGGCGCATTCACCTCCGACATGACACGGATTGTGATGGTCACGGATCGCTACGACGAGTTGCTGACCGGATTCGGCGGTGCGTCGCCGCTCACCCCGCACCAGTCATTGCAGCGGCTCTACCAAGAAGGGCAGGAAGGCAGATACGAAAACCGGTTGATCTCGCTCTTCGTCAAAGTGATGGGAATTTATCCGGTGTATAGCTATGTCTCACTGACCACCGGCGAGCGGGCCATCGTGTCCGTCATCAACTCAGGAAAACTGCACCAGCCCATCGTCACCATCACCCACGATCCCTCGGGGGAACCCTACATCGTCCCGCTCGTCATCGATCTGGCCAACCAGGACACGGAAGCTCCTCCCCGGGGGATACGTTCCGTGCTGGGTACCATTCCAGCGGAATTCGAACGAGCCTTTCACTAA